A genomic region of Tsukamurella pulmonis contains the following coding sequences:
- a CDS encoding PucR family transcriptional regulator, translating to MAVRNEPAARERARECMAAAARAMNETRGPLSDAVHQQLAAGIPELRGDPALLELLRASTESNIETFLHFAQHAIPVEEIAPPTAALAYARRLAQRGTSSNALLRAYRLGQRGIVELGFAEVDRQAGDAEVAYLAAQMLHEEAFRYVDRVAQQVVTEYEAERERWLANRNSVRSAMLARVLDGEDVGVTVAETALRYRLRRRHLGLVLWNAAGAETAGALRDLESLAGAVARVARSGEPPLFIPHDGSLAWAWIAVPGEAGEPAVDDIRGVVTGAGPDLRVAIGTSASGPEGFRTTHRQALRAREVAVIADERAHPVTAYGAEGVRAAALVAADVEVGRELVAAALGALAVDDENAARLRETLLVFLGEGGSYLSTGRRLRIHKNTVKYRVDRAAEARGRPIDADRFELELALHACRWLGSAVLR from the coding sequence ATGGCGGTGCGAAACGAGCCGGCGGCGCGCGAGCGGGCGCGCGAGTGCATGGCGGCTGCGGCCCGCGCGATGAACGAGACACGTGGCCCGCTCTCGGACGCCGTGCACCAGCAGCTCGCCGCGGGCATCCCGGAGTTGCGCGGCGATCCGGCGCTCCTGGAGCTCCTGCGGGCCAGTACCGAGAGCAACATCGAGACGTTCCTGCACTTCGCTCAGCACGCGATCCCCGTGGAGGAGATCGCGCCGCCCACCGCGGCGCTGGCCTACGCGCGCCGGTTGGCGCAACGCGGCACATCGTCGAACGCGCTGCTGCGGGCGTACCGGCTCGGCCAGCGCGGCATCGTCGAGCTCGGCTTCGCGGAGGTCGACCGGCAGGCGGGCGACGCCGAGGTCGCGTACCTGGCCGCGCAGATGCTGCACGAGGAGGCGTTCCGGTACGTCGATCGCGTCGCCCAGCAGGTGGTGACGGAGTACGAGGCCGAGCGGGAGCGCTGGCTCGCCAACCGCAACTCCGTGCGCTCGGCGATGCTGGCGAGGGTCCTCGACGGCGAGGACGTCGGGGTGACGGTCGCCGAGACGGCGCTGCGCTACCGCCTGCGCCGCCGACACCTGGGGCTGGTGCTGTGGAACGCCGCCGGCGCGGAGACGGCCGGCGCGCTACGGGACCTGGAGTCGTTGGCGGGGGCGGTCGCCCGCGTCGCGAGGTCGGGGGAGCCGCCGCTGTTCATCCCGCACGACGGTTCGCTGGCCTGGGCCTGGATCGCCGTGCCGGGGGAGGCGGGTGAGCCGGCGGTCGACGACATCCGCGGCGTCGTGACGGGGGCGGGCCCCGATCTGCGGGTCGCCATCGGCACGTCGGCGTCGGGGCCGGAGGGGTTTCGGACCACCCACAGGCAGGCACTCCGCGCCCGCGAGGTGGCCGTGATCGCCGACGAACGCGCGCACCCCGTCACGGCGTACGGGGCGGAGGGGGTGCGCGCCGCGGCGCTGGTGGCCGCGGACGTCGAGGTCGGACGGGAGCTGGTCGCGGCGGCCCTGGGGGCGCTCGCCGTCGACGACGAGAACGCGGCGCGCCTCCGCGAGACCCTGCTGGTCTTCCTCGGCGAGGGCGGTAGCTACCTGTCCACCGGGCGTCGCCTGCGCATTCACAAGAACACGGTGAAATACCGTGTCGACCGGGCGGCGGAGGCGCGCGGACGCCCGATCGATGCGGATCGCTTCGAACTGGAGCTGGCGCTGCACGCCTGCCGCTGGTTGGGGAGCGCGGTGCTGCGCTGA
- a CDS encoding SDR family NAD(P)-dependent oxidoreductase, with translation MTEDFQGRTAIVTGAARGIGFAIARRLSEGGATVVVSDIDEAGAVAAAAQLPGAHAVACDVRDEDQVRTLVERTVADHGGLHVMVPNAGIASVAPLLQMDLAEWRKVMSINLDGVFLSMRYAAPAIIASGGGTIVNVASVTATAGTPLVGHYGAAKAAVVNLTKTAATELRAHGVRVNAVLPGFVATALVTHQSAAFEAALGMPSGGFDALIEQKQGRWGTEDEVARAVAFLASDESTFCNGSGLVLDGGLDAGLF, from the coding sequence ATGACCGAGGATTTCCAGGGCAGGACCGCGATCGTCACCGGCGCCGCACGCGGGATCGGATTCGCCATTGCGCGCCGACTGAGCGAGGGCGGCGCGACGGTCGTGGTCTCGGACATCGACGAGGCCGGCGCCGTGGCGGCCGCCGCACAGCTCCCGGGCGCGCACGCCGTCGCATGCGACGTCCGCGACGAGGACCAGGTGCGCACGCTGGTGGAACGCACCGTCGCCGACCACGGCGGCCTGCACGTCATGGTGCCCAACGCGGGCATCGCCTCCGTCGCACCGCTGCTGCAGATGGACCTCGCGGAGTGGCGCAAGGTCATGTCCATCAACCTCGACGGCGTCTTCCTGTCGATGCGCTACGCCGCGCCGGCGATCATCGCGAGCGGCGGCGGCACGATCGTCAACGTCGCGTCCGTCACCGCAACGGCGGGCACCCCGCTCGTCGGGCACTACGGCGCGGCGAAGGCCGCAGTGGTGAACCTGACCAAGACCGCAGCGACGGAGCTGCGCGCACACGGCGTACGCGTGAACGCAGTGCTGCCGGGGTTCGTGGCGACCGCGCTCGTCACCCACCAGTCGGCGGCGTTCGAGGCCGCACTCGGGATGCCTTCCGGCGGATTCGACGCGCTCATCGAGCAGAAGCAGGGCCGCTGGGGCACGGAGGACGAGGTGGCGCGGGCCGTCGCCTTCCTCGCGAGCGACGAGTCGACGTTCTGCAACGGCAGCGGACTGGTGCTCGACGGCGGCCTGGACGCCGGACTGTTCTGA